In a single window of the Helicoverpa zea isolate HzStark_Cry1AcR chromosome 9, ilHelZeax1.1, whole genome shotgun sequence genome:
- the LOC124633143 gene encoding uncharacterized protein LOC124633143, whose product MATVFDSPFIRQRLHRLRRRDYDFDEDQRFGRCDCTSYSYFVLSMVLFSVGTVITVLALGDADGYILSNLGHMWLVGPIFICSGMMVAVKSMLYLRRKSVIQMLLHQRAIIRDMAAVQAEQAYSGQVPRTASSATLPPSYDALIASATVSKPQASSSEPPPPTYDEAMYLIDDEKLRIENKNDDSAKQETSNQTSGSNLDNSKP is encoded by the exons atggctACCGTGTTCGATAGCCCTTTCATTCGACAACGTTTACATCGGCTAAGGCGTCGTGATTATGATTTCGACGAGGATCAGAGATTCGGCCGATGTGATTGCACGAGCTATTCTTATTTTGTGCTTTCAATGGTGTTATTTTCTGTGGGCACTGTGATAACAGTACTAGCATTGGGAGACGCCGATGGTTATATTCTCAGCAATTTGGGACACATGTGGCTAGTAGGGCCAATTTTTATATGTTCTGGGATGATGGTTGCAGTAAAGAGTATGCTATATTTGAGGAGAAAAAGCGTCATTCAAATGCTACTACACCAGAGAGCGATTATAAGA gaCATGGCTGCAGTCCAAGCTGAACAAGCATACAGTGGTCAAGTACCCCGCACTGCATCCAGTGCAACATTACCGCCTTCCTACGATGCCTTAATAGCAAGTGCTACTGTGAGTAAACCTCAAGCATCAAGCTCTGAACCACCACCCCCAACGTATGATGAAGCAATGTACCTCATAGATGATGAAAAACTAAGGATTGAGAACAAAAATGATGACAGTGCCAAACAAGAAACTAGCAATCAAACATCTGGTAGCAACTTAGACAATAGTAAACCCTGA
- the LOC124633142 gene encoding UDP-N-acetylglucosamine transferase subunit ALG14 homolog, translating into MIAFVFLAAFFTCLIVAFLLRVCYVLYDVFTGNCELTREKSLRTVLCIGSGGHTTELLRFVGRLNKNKYQPRLYILADNDASSEVKIHETEKENYSYTLSRIPRSRNVLQSYLSSVYSTLYATWCTLPVIYNYQPDVIFCNGPGTCIPVCVVAFVLRCLFMLDCRIVFIESICRVRTLSLTGKILQFFADIVVVQWPQLRDVCFRAKYFGRLT; encoded by the coding sequence ATGATTGCGTTCGTATTCCTTGCCGCTTTCTTCACATGTCTCATCGTAGCGTTTCTTCTTCGAGTATGTTACGTACTATACGACGTTTTCACGGGTAACTGTGAACTAACAAGGGAAAAATCCTTGCGTACAGTTTTATGCATAGGTTCAGGTGGTCATACAACAGAGTTATTGAGATTTGTGGGacgtttaaacaaaaataaatatcaaccaAGATTGTATATCTTAGCCGATAATGACGCCAGCAGTGAAGTCAAGATTCATGAAACAGAAAAGGAAAATTATAGTTACACCTTAAGCAGGATACCAAGAAGTCGTAATGTTCTGCAGTCTTATCTTTCATCAGTTTACAGCACTTTGTATGCAACTTGGTGCACATTACCTGTAATCTATAATTATCAACCAGATGTTATATTTTGTAATGGGCCTGGTACTTGCATTCCAGTTTGTGTAGTTGCTTTTGTATTGAGATGTTTGTTCATGTTAGATTGTCGCATAGTGTTTATAGAAAGCATATGCAGGGTTCGCACCCTTTCACTGACTGGAAAAATACTTCAGTTTTTTGCAGATATAGTTGTTGTACAGTGGCCTCAACTGAGAGATGTTTGTTTTAGAGCTAAATATTTTGGTAGACTAACATAA